In the Planctomycetota bacterium genome, ACCGCACGGGAAGCACCACGCCCCCGAGAGCGCGCGCGACCTCCCCGCTCGGGTTGCGGCGCATCCCGTCCCACGGCTCAAACCCGACGACGAGCGTCCTCACACGGGGGGAGTATAGCCCTCCGGCGCCCGAGCGTCCACGCCCCGCGCGCACGACGGAAAAGTTCAAAATTGAGAAATACGGCCCGCCGAATTGCGTTGACTCGGCCCCGCCCGTTCGTACAATCCCGTGAGCCACTCGTAATGCGGAGCGACCGGGGAGAGATGAAATCGATGCCGCTTGAACTGCAACCGGGCAAGTCCGTCCCCATTCCCTGCCGGCCGTGCGGGAAATCCCTCCTGAAGTTCACCCTGGCGGAGGGTACCCACGCCCTGACGTGTCCCCACTGCGGAGGGCAGACCGTCGTGCGCGTGGAGCGTGACGCCGCCTCCGGGAATCTCCAGGTGCGGACGCAGGCCGGATCGGCGCAGACCGCGGGGAACTAGAGGCCCCGCCCTACCGCGCGCGCGGATGCGTCCGGTCGTAGACGTCCTTCAGACGGCGCACCGTGACGTGGGTGTAAATCTGCGTGGTCGCGAGGTTCTCGTGCCCGAGAAGCTCCTGAACCGCCCGCAGGTCCGCGCCGCGGTTGAGGAGATGCGTGGCGAAACTGTGGCGCAGCATGTGCGGCGTCACCCGCGCCCGGATCCCCGTCTCGTCCGCGCGGCGCCGCAGAATCCGGCGCACCGTGCGAACGTTCAGGCGCGCTCCGTTCCGATTGACGAAAAGCGCTTCTTCGGCGGAGCGACCGAGCGCCTCCAGCAGGACGGCCCGCTCCGGCAGGTATGCCGCCAGCGCGCGCGCGGCCGCGGTCCCCAGCGGCGCCAGGCGCTCCTTTCCGCCCTTCCCGTACACCCGCGCCGTCCCTTCCGAGAGATCCAGGTCCCCCACCCCCAGCCCGACCGCTTCGCTCACCCGCAGTCCGCCCCCGTAGAGCACCTCGAGGAGCGCGCGGTCCCGCAAACCGGCGAACCCCTCCCCCATCCCGTCCTCCAGCAGGCGCCGCACATCCTCTTCTTCAAGAAAACGGGGAAGCTTCCGATCCTGCCGCGGCGTCGGAACGGGGCGCACCGGATTCGTGTCGATCCGCTCCGCCCGGACGAAGTATTCGTAGAACGTCCGAAGGCACGCCAGCGTCCGGGCGATCGAGCTCTTGCCGTATCCGCGCGCGTGCAGGTGTCCCAGAAATCGGCGAACCGCCGCGCGATCCACCCGACCGTCCAGAAGCGCCCCCTCCCCGCCTAGGAACTCGGTGAAGCGCCGCAGGTCTCCCTCGTACGCCCTCAGCGTGTGCGGCGAGGCGCGCCGCTCGTGCTCCAGGTGGTCGAGAAATTCCCGGACGGGACTTACCACGACCGCGCCAGCTCCGGCTCCAGGCGGCGGACCACCTGGTGCGCCACGAACTCGAAGTAGCGGGACTGCACCGCGAGGAACTCCCCTTCCCCCGGAAACGCGCTGTCCGGACCTCCGCGCCGCCGGGCGAACTCCCGAAGCGCCGCCCGCACCCCTTCCTCGCGCGCGTCGTAGAGGGCTTCGAACGCCGCCGCCGCATGCGGCGCTCCGGCCCGGGAAAGCGCCACCGGTCCCTTCCGCCACGAGGCCGACCTGACCAATCGGTCCACTTCCTCGCCGGATACTTCCCGCGGCGCCGTCCGGAAAAGCTGCACCCGCACGCCCAGCCGCGGCGGATCGTAAGGATCGCACTCGACGAGCGCCGCCGCGATCACGGCGTCCGCGCCGGCCGCCCGAGCCTTCCGGAGGAGATCCGCGTCGGTGACCGGAAGGGTCCCTTCCCCCGGACGGGGCCGAAGCACGCGCAGGCCGCCCGCCCGCGCCAGCTCCGAGGCCAAGGTCTGCGCGAATTCCGCAGGATCGGCCGGAATCGCCGCATCGGATCCCGCCAGGACCGCCACAACCGTCGGCCGCTCCCCTTCCGGCCGCGGGGGCTGGGGCGCCGCCGGACCGGCGCATCCCGCGAAAGCGAGCAGAAGGACCGCGCGCCTCACGGCTCCTCCTCCAGGGGCTTCACCCGGAAGCTCCAGAGACCTCTTCCCCCCGCCCGATCCGAAACGAAGAAAAGCCGTCCCGCGGCCCACGCGGGCCACGAGTTCTTCGGCCCGCCTTCCGTCAACCGCGTCTCGAACGCCCCGTCCGAACGAACCGCCCACAGGTCGTCCGCGTCCTCGGGCGCCAGGACGGCCGCCGCGTCGAAGCTCCGCCCCGTCCTCGCATAGGCGATCCAGCGACCGTCGGGCGAGAAGCGCGGGTGTACGGCCGAACCGAGGTCCGGCCCGCCGGCCATCACCTCGCGAAGCTGCGTCCCGTCCGGACGGATGCGCCAGAGGCCGCTCCAGCCCTCCGGGCCCGACGGCGCCGACTGAAAGCAGATCCAGGGATCCTTCGAATCCGGAGACCAGTCCGGATACAGGCCGGGCCCGAGGTACGTTCGCGTCCGGCCCGCCACGTCCGCGACGACAAGCCCCCACTTCCCCGAGGTCCCCCGCGCGGAGTAGACGAGGCTCTTCCCGTCCGGGGACCAGGCGGGCGCCACGTCGTCCCCCGGCTCGAAGGTGATCTGCCGCACCGCTCCCGGGGCGTCGAGACGGGCGATGAAAATGTCGTAGTTTCCGTCGGGATTGGCCGCGTAGGCCACAAGGCGCCCGTCCGGCGAGATCCGCGGAAAGAGGTGGTCGGCATCGGCCCGCGTGATCCGCGCGGGAGCGGTCCCGGAAGCGTCGCGCACGGCGATCTGGAGCCGCGGTCCGAACTCCGTGGTGGCGTAGGCCACGAGGCGGCCGTCCGGGGAGGGCGCGGGGTGAAGCACGCGCGCCGGGGGCGGCGGCGCGGCGTGCCGGACGAGGTCGGCCCAAGGCGGCTCGGCCGCCAGCGCGGCCGGAAGCGGAGCCGGGGGTCCCTCCGACGGAGTCCCCTTCCCCTCATCCCCGGGCCCCG is a window encoding:
- the xerC gene encoding tyrosine recombinase XerC is translated as MVSPVREFLDHLEHERRASPHTLRAYEGDLRRFTEFLGGEGALLDGRVDRAAVRRFLGHLHARGYGKSSIARTLACLRTFYEYFVRAERIDTNPVRPVPTPRQDRKLPRFLEEEDVRRLLEDGMGEGFAGLRDRALLEVLYGGGLRVSEAVGLGVGDLDLSEGTARVYGKGGKERLAPLGTAAARALAAYLPERAVLLEALGRSAEEALFVNRNGARLNVRTVRRILRRRADETGIRARVTPHMLRHSFATHLLNRGADLRAVQELLGHENLATTQIYTHVTVRRLKDVYDRTHPRAR